The DNA window tctatgtaaaccaataaacagtcaacattgctGGCCAGGACCTTTTATCAGGTCTCTGTTGAAACCCAATCCGGATGaaggaagggtctcgacctgaaaagtcaactatttattcctctccagagatgccatctgacctactgagatcctccagcgtttTAGGTTTTGTTCTGGAGTGGCAGCAATTGTATGAGAAACCCgctgggtcgagcagcatccacgGAGGGGAAAGCCAGTACTGTCCTAAGGATAATGAAGAAAATAATACACTGGCAGGCAATCTTTAAGGATCATTGTACTTCCAGTCCAACAAGGGAGGAAACATATTGGACTACATCCAGGAAATGGGGTAAGGTAAGTGGACGTATTCAACAGTTTTATTATACCGAATCGTTTCAAGGGAAACCATATAATGACAGGTATTACCTTGGCTTTTAATTCCTTATTTTCCTCCAGCAGGGCCTCGTATTTCTGTCTCAGTTCTGTCACTTCAAGTCGCAGCGTTTCCACATCTGCAGTCTCGGGGCCTGCTGATCCTAAATGCTGTTTCAAGAAACTAACAAGTTAAGGAAATGCACAATGCACCTGTTAATACAATGAAACTGTAACAGCATCCCACCTGCATGATGTGTGAAATTGCATGTATGGGTAGACTCAGTAACCTGGTGAGTGAGCTCATCTAATATTGCAAGTCAGTACTAATGGAATATGAAAATAGACTTATTTTGTATACAAATGTAAAAATGCCTCTGTACATTACTAATCATAATCAGTTCACCTGCATGAATtataagaaaaaagaaaaactgaAGATTAAAAAATCAAAACACAATAAGCAAGCCGACAAAATTAAAGGAAATCACAGCCTTTTCTACAAGCAGGAGATGGAGGAGAAAACCCTTTTTACATGGAGTGCATTGGAGAAACattgctctttttttaaaaaagggagatGGACAGACAGCCCCTTCGTGTACAGAATAGATAGGGTGCAAGGCACAAATTCTCTCTAAAGATAGTGGAAACAAAGCCCCTTTACTGTGGACAGGGAACTGGATTCAAACAAACCCTGCTCATAAGTTAAACTCTACTTAATGTTGCCTGAAAGATCTGGGATAAAGGATACTCCATTGCATTATTAGGCTTCTCCGGCTCCTCGTAGAGAGCAACCAGCACTGAAAAATAAAGCATATTCCATTTTGTATTACTTTGCTCAAAGGCTGAAGCAACAGATACATAAATGACACCACTAGGAACTGATTTATTTTCTAATAAAGTAAATAAGATCAAAGACTCAAGAaatacagacattaagaaagaggatgtgctggagcttttgaaaagcattaaattagataagtcgccaggaccagcaagggaggagatcgctgagcctctggtgatttttgcatcatcaatagggatggcagatgtaccagaggactggggggttgcaaatgttgttcacttgttcaggaaagggagtagaaataacccaggaaattatagaccagtgagtcttacttcagtggtgggcaggttgttgaagatcctgagaagcaggatttatgtgcatttggagagacatatctgattagggatagtcaacatggctttgtcaagggcaggtagtgccttactagcctgattgaattccttgaggatgtaacaaaacacattgaaggtacagcagtggatgtagtgtatatggatttcagtacggcatttgataaggttcctcatgcaaggctcattcagaaagtaggaaacatgggatccaaggagatcttgctttgtagatccagaattggcttgcccacagaaagcaaagggttgtgttgatggttcatattctgcatggagatcagtgaccagtggtgttctaggacccctgctctttgtgatttttataattgacctggacgaggaagtgaaggatgggttagtaaatttgctgatgacacaaaagttgggggtgttgtggatagtctggagggtgtcagaggttacagtgcaacatcaataggatgcagaactgggctgagaatagggaaatggagttcaaccaagataaaTGTGAATGTcaaatttggtaggtcaaatttgaatacagaatataaatggtaagtggcagtgtggaggatctgtgatcttggggtccgtgtccagaggtcactcaaagctgctgcccaggctgacaatgttgttaagaaggtgtacggtgtgttggcattcagcaaccgtgggactgagttcaagagccatgag is part of the Hemitrygon akajei chromosome 9, sHemAka1.3, whole genome shotgun sequence genome and encodes:
- the mycbp gene encoding C-Myc-binding protein, translating into MAHYRAGDSRREQFRRYLEKSGVLDALTKVLVALYEEPEKPNNAMDFLKQHLGSAGPETADVETLRLEVTELRQKYEALLEENKELKAKLAQFESPKEEGQPE